The proteins below are encoded in one region of Carassius auratus strain Wakin unplaced genomic scaffold, ASM336829v1 scaf_tig00215912, whole genome shotgun sequence:
- the LOC113096328 gene encoding Fanconi anemia group C protein homolog, producing MWIKLRAAAHNCHISLTVNEIYRNVLTEIDENLAVRALIQVFTACFLQRLTAQKPQDRLPLRAFFPNVTPCLLTPLLTEPSEVPREA from the exons CTTCGAGCTGCAGCCCATAACTGTCACATCTCCCTCACAGTCAATGAGATTTACAG gaatgTGCTGACAGAGATTGATGAGAACCTGGCCGTGAGAGCCCTCATTCAGGTTTTCACTGCCTGCTTCCTCCAGAGACTGACCGCACAGAAACCTCAG GATCGTCTACCACTCAGAGCCTTCTTCCCAAATGTGACGCCCTGTTTACTCACTCCTTTACTGACAGAACCATCAG AGGTTCCAAGGGAAGCCTAG